The nucleotide sequence tatgtaatgtatcatttgatccAAATgtactattttgtatttgtatatcaaaatcatcattcatatttgtaaagaaacaaatatcacttgatacaaatacaatgacaaataaatgaaacaaatgattttacaaatacaaatacaatatgtatttttataaaaatttgagttgtatttatttgtataaataaatacaactagtatcaataaatacaaaaaaatattcgTAGAAAGAGAATCAATCGttcattttcaataatttaaaaatacaaatgatagttcacacttgtatttatatgttatagttcgcatttgtatttgtattttatagttcacacttgtatttatatgttatagtttccatttgaatttatatttcatagttcgcacttgtatttgtatgttatagtttacatttttatttatattttatagttcgcacttgtatttgtgtttgctagttcacaTAAATGAAaaggagagaaattgaaaagaaaaaaaaaagaaggagaaaaatgagagtaaaagaaggagaaaaaatactaaaaaagaagaagaaaaaaaggataaaaaggaaaaggaaaaaaaggaaaagaaaaaaatgaataaaaaataaaaaaaaaaaagtgaaaaaataaaaaataaagagaaagcaacaaaaaaaaaagaaaagaaaaacggaagaaaaaaattgaaaaagaaaaaaagaagaagagaataatagaaaataaaaaaaaaagaaaatatatgagaaagactatgaattgtaattaggaataagTAAAAGGCAAGAGGGGgttattaattgtaattaattaaaaatggaaaaaggacaTGGCatatccatttttttaaaaaatgaaccATATGTGAAAAGGTGGACATGCTATAGTCGGTCGACTAAATTAATTCctctttttagccatttggctcAATCGGGCACATGCaatctctatactcaattgatacacttttataccaaattgatacacttttatactatattgatacactttttaaaaaagagaaaggataaaattctatgcaagcacatgcagtccctatacccaattgatactcttttataccacattaatacacttttatactacattgatacacttgcagtgtccatatattgaattgatactctcttatactagattgatacatttttagaatgcatataaaaactatatagagtcttataaaatatgtatctaaataataattgtagttaaaaattgtgtaaaatgcatataaaaatgctataattattatataaaatatgtatatatatagaaactgtatcattattatatataaatatatatctttaacaattgtattatattaaaagtatatgttattgtatttttaaTCGAAGGAaggatattatttattgttttctGCTAATATGTTAGTTGTTTTATTGCTACTAAGTTGATGATTATTGTTCCTTTCTAAATtgataaaactatatttttttgaaactttcataTAATTGTCTCATAAGAAAAGCGTGACAATCGCTAAGTTCAGGAAAAAAACTTGTGCTAAGTTTAAGAGAAAAACTTATGTCGGAAAGAGAAAACTACAACAAAGAAGCAAGGAGTAATCTACTGCTAAAGATATTAAGTTTGTATTGAATTTGTCTCGATTTCATGTATGATTTCATCATGTTTCTTAAAGTAATTTGcattcattcagttttttcaatactgtgaaaaaaaaaaaggaagaaagaaagagaaatgcAACATTCAGGAGCCATTTTAGTGGAAATGACTACTATATAGTAATAtggattcaagaattatttttatagaaatattttagcCGAAAAATCATTCTCGTCCTTTCTCCATTAAAAATTAAGTTTTAAGTGATAATAAAAGTCCATTAATAACTAATCGATTTAATTTTCCCCTCATTTTTTTCCCTCTTTAAAAGGAGCACCGATCCTGGATAGACTTTTTGTCTGTGGTCCCCACACACTCCCTCTTTTGACCAAAAGTCAAATCCCCCCTTCTTTTGTGCCTTTATTATTTTGtctatattcataaaattcttTCATAAGCTcactatttctttactttcttaaaacaCATTTtgcacataattttttttcacccaatttggattttggattttggtatttGGTAAGGGTCAAATAACTTTTATTCTTAACTCAAACATTAAATTTTACAACCTTCTATACaataaatcttgtaatttttaGAATTAATTTAGATCAAATTAGGTTGACTTTTAATAATCACATTGGCTTTTcttgatttcatttttttttttttggaatctaAAGAAAGATGTATGATAATGATTCATCAATATATGTTATATGTTATCCTCTTTCATGGGCTTAAGAGATCCTCTTGGTTGTTTAATCTTACAATTTATGTAAATAAAAACTTGATGAATGATTGttgtattttgtgttttcttaggTCGATGTTGTCTATATTGAAAAGTTACATATACATTAAGTATTACAGACAATAAtttcttataattaaaaatattcaagaaaacaTTCTCATAAAAAAGGTCTTGATTAATCGGAAATGagtatcatattttctatttgaCTTGACATGTTTATACGAGAAAAGTCTAAACGACTACTTTTGGTGTTAAACCACCACCAACAATAATATACTAGTATAATTCTACAAGTGAAATTTATCCCTACTTTTGTAAAGTAAAAAAATTGTTTCCACTACATACTTGGCACAATACATTTGGAGTTAAATGAGAAAGTGAAGTGTGTTGCCAAATTCTAACAAGTGAAACAATGCAGAAAATCTCGCTTAAGGGAATCGATTAAAAGAGTAATAGTATAGAGTTATGATATGTGAAACATATTTAAATCTATATACTTAAAAAGTATCTAATTATATGGACCtacaaagggaaaaaaaaaatgaaagaatattaATTGAAAATACATAATTGGTTTCACTATTAAACTACATCACCTACCAAGACTTTGGTCCAATGACTAATATACttcaattcattatttttttttttaaattcctcTCGTGTTCCCTCCTTTTTCAatttacaaaaatcttcattaaatAAATCAACTACAAACAAACATAAACACTTTACTTGGGTCGAGGGTTTATTAGAAACAACCTCTCCACCTACCAAGGTAGGGCAAAGTGTGTACACACTAACCTGCCTAAACCCAAATTGTGGAATTACATTGAGTTGTTATTGTTTTTGTACACGAACACAAAATTAAGAACAATTAACAATAAATAAACACAATGCTTTACTTGAGCCGAGAGTCTATCAAAAACATAAACCTCTTTACCTCCCAAGGTATGGATAACGTAGAGTATACACTACCTTCTCTAGACCCCACATGTGGGATTACCatggattgttgttgttgtacacaAGTACAAAATTTAAGGTTGCATACAAGCCCTTGTGGTCCAGAACTTCCTAAATCCCACATATAGCGAGAGCTTGAGTGCGCCCTTTTGTAAGAAAAGGAAAGACAACTACTTTTTCAAAAGTTAGCTCTTCTGCTTTGCACCATGAGGAATTTTTTCTCATCATAGTAAGCACTCTCTTTACTCCTTTTGTGCTCCTTTTGACATTCATTTTCTCCTCAAAATAACACAATCATCTTCCAACACTCACAAAAGCTTACTCTCTAAgctctctcttctttcttctttcatctttttttctatctattttctGCATTGATAATGGACACTAATTCACACCATTTTGATCAATTCTTCCACTATGTTATAACATTCATTTTCTTGGCTTTTGCCTTGATTCTTGCATCCGAAAACGCGGTTGCTTCCTCCATTAAAACTGATGCGGAGGCACTTTTGTTGTTCAAGAACATGATACAAAAAGACCCTTCTGGTGTTTTATCAGGATGGCAGCTTAAAAATAATCCATGTTCATGGAATGGTGTCACTTGCAATAGTCTTGGAAGAGTTACAACTCTTGATCTTCAGCAATCTGAACTTGTTGGAGAGGTTTCTTTTTCCCCTTTTAACTCTCTAGATATGTTAACTGTCCTTAATCTGTCTTCAAATTCGTTCCATGTAAATGCCTCAACGTCTTTGAGTCAGTTACCTTATAGTTTGAAGCAACTTGAACTATCATTTAGTGGCTTAGCAGGCTTTGTACCTGAGAACTTCTTTGAAAGATGTCCAAATCTTGAATATGTTAGTCTTTCTTTCAATAACTTAACAGGTTCTTTGCCTCAGAATTTCTTGTTGCATACCGATAAGTTGCAGTATCTTTCAATGGACTATAATAATCTCACAGGCTCAATTTCTGATCTTAAGATTGAGACTTGTAATTCCTTGTTACGTCTCGATTTGTCAGGGAATCAGATAACTGATTCAATTCCTGCTGCTTTATCTAATTGTacaactcttcaagaacttgttTTGGCTGAGAATTACTTTTCTGGTCCAATTCCAAATTCTTTTGGTGAGCTTAAGAGCTTGCAGAGATTGGATCTTTCCAAGAATCATTTAACAGGTTGGATTCCATCTGAATTGGGAAACTCATGTAGTTCACTTTTTGAACTCAAGCTTTCTAATAACAACATCACTGGTTCAATTCCGAATTCCTTCTCATCATGTTCTTCTCTTCAGAATCTTGATTTGTCGAACAATAATCTAACTGGTTCATTTCCTGATTCCATCCTTCAGAATTTAGCTTCTTTAGAGACTTTGCAAATGAGTAGCAACAAGATTTCTGGTCCATTTCCTGCTTCCCTTTCATTCTGCAAGAAACTCCGCGTCATAGACTTTAGCTCCAACATGATCAAGGGGATAATACCACCGGATTTATGCCCTGGAGCTTCCTCATTGGAAGAGCTGAGAGCACCAGATAATTCACTTTATGGTCCAATTCCATCTCAATTGTCTCAATGTTCACAGCTCAAGACAATTGATTTTAGTTTGAACTATTTGAATGGTTCAATTCCATCAGAACTAGTAAAACTTGAGAATCTTGAACAGCTTATTGCTTGGTACAATAGTTTGGAAGGGAATATACCGGCGGAGTTGGGAAAATGCAGCAACTTGAAGAATCTTATTCTTAATAATAACTACTTGAGTGGGAAAATACCAGTTGAATTGTTCAATTGTGGTAATCTTGAGTGGATTTCCCTCACAAGTAATGGACTAAGTGGTGAGATTCCTAAAGAATTTAGCCATCTTTCAAGGCTGGCTGTTTTGCAACTAGCAAATAACAGCTTGAGTGGTCAGATTCCAAGTGAATTAGTCAATTGTAGTAGCTTGGTTTGGCTGGACTTAAGCAGCAATAGGTTAACGGGGGAGATCCCACCGCGACTTGGTAGGCAGCAAGGAGCTAAAGCTTTGAGTGGAATTCTCTCAGGTAACACTTTGGTGTTTGTCCGAAATGTGGGAAATTCATGCAAAGGAGTTGGAGGATTGCTTGAGTTCTATGGAATTCACCCTGAAAGGCTTTTACAGGTTCCATCACTAAAGAGTTGTGATTTCACTCGGTTGTATTCTGGTCCGGTTCTTAGTGCTTTTACTCGGTATCAAACTATCGAGTACCTTGATCTTTCTTACAATGAGCTTCGTGGGAAAATCCCTGATGAATTCGGTGACATGATAGCTTTGCAAGTGCTTGTTATATCACACAACCAATTGTCAGGAGAGATTCCTTCATCACTTGGAGGGCTAAAGAATTTGGGAGTGTTTGATGCATCACATAACAGATTGCAGGGTCAAATTCCTGATTCATTTTCACTTCTTTCTTTCTTGGTTCAAATTGACCTGTCGAATAATGAATTGACAGGGCAAATTCCACAAAGGGGTCAGCTCAGTACACTTCCTGCAAGCCAATATGCAAACAATCCAGGACTTTGTGGGGTTCCGTTGCCCGAATGCCAATATACCTCACCTGCCACCAATACGAATGGAGACGGAGGAGGAGGAAAAAGAAATTCAACTTCATCTTGGGCTAATAGCATTGTTCTTGGAGTTCTCATTTCCATTGCCTCAGTCTGCATTTTGATTGTTTGGGCTATTGCTATGCGTGCAAGGCGAAGAGAGGCTGAAGGAGTGAAAATGCTTAGTAGTCTGAGCGCTAATTATGCAGCTTCAACGTGGAAGATTGACAAAGAGAAGGAGCCATTGAGCATCAATGTAGCCACTTTCCAAAGACAGCTTAGGAAGTTGAAGTTCTCACAACTTATCGAGGCCACAAATGGATTCTCAGCTGCAAGTCTCATTGGCTCTGGAGGGTTTGGAGAAGTCTTCAAGGCAACATTGAAGGATGGATCTAGTGTTGCAATCAAGAAACTCATCAGGCTAAGCTGCCAAGGTGACCGGGAGTTCATGGCTGAAATGGAGACATTAGGAAAGATCAAGCACAAGAACCTTGTACCCCTCTTGGGGTACTGCAAGGTTGGTGAGGAGAGACTTCTTGTTTATGAGTTCATGGAATACGGCAGCCTTGAAGAAATGCTACACGGAAAGACAAGAACGCGCGACAGAAGGATCCTAACATGGGAGGAAAGGAAAAAGATAGCAAGAGGAGCAGCCAAAGGACTCTGCTTCCTTCACCACAATTGCATCCCACACATCATACACCGTGACATGAAGTCAAGCAACGTGCTATTAGACAACGAAATGGATGCCAGGGTGTCCGATTTTGGCATGGCAAGGCTCATAAGCGCGCTGGACACGCATCTCAGCGTGTC is from Capsicum annuum cultivar UCD-10X-F1 chromosome 5, UCD10Xv1.1, whole genome shotgun sequence and encodes:
- the LOC107870463 gene encoding serine/threonine-protein kinase BRI1-like 2, yielding MDTNSHHFDQFFHYVITFIFLAFALILASENAVASSIKTDAEALLLFKNMIQKDPSGVLSGWQLKNNPCSWNGVTCNSLGRVTTLDLQQSELVGEVSFSPFNSLDMLTVLNLSSNSFHVNASTSLSQLPYSLKQLELSFSGLAGFVPENFFERCPNLEYVSLSFNNLTGSLPQNFLLHTDKLQYLSMDYNNLTGSISDLKIETCNSLLRLDLSGNQITDSIPAALSNCTTLQELVLAENYFSGPIPNSFGELKSLQRLDLSKNHLTGWIPSELGNSCSSLFELKLSNNNITGSIPNSFSSCSSLQNLDLSNNNLTGSFPDSILQNLASLETLQMSSNKISGPFPASLSFCKKLRVIDFSSNMIKGIIPPDLCPGASSLEELRAPDNSLYGPIPSQLSQCSQLKTIDFSLNYLNGSIPSELVKLENLEQLIAWYNSLEGNIPAELGKCSNLKNLILNNNYLSGKIPVELFNCGNLEWISLTSNGLSGEIPKEFSHLSRLAVLQLANNSLSGQIPSELVNCSSLVWLDLSSNRLTGEIPPRLGRQQGAKALSGILSGNTLVFVRNVGNSCKGVGGLLEFYGIHPERLLQVPSLKSCDFTRLYSGPVLSAFTRYQTIEYLDLSYNELRGKIPDEFGDMIALQVLVISHNQLSGEIPSSLGGLKNLGVFDASHNRLQGQIPDSFSLLSFLVQIDLSNNELTGQIPQRGQLSTLPASQYANNPGLCGVPLPECQYTSPATNTNGDGGGGKRNSTSSWANSIVLGVLISIASVCILIVWAIAMRARRREAEGVKMLSSLSANYAASTWKIDKEKEPLSINVATFQRQLRKLKFSQLIEATNGFSAASLIGSGGFGEVFKATLKDGSSVAIKKLIRLSCQGDREFMAEMETLGKIKHKNLVPLLGYCKVGEERLLVYEFMEYGSLEEMLHGKTRTRDRRILTWEERKKIARGAAKGLCFLHHNCIPHIIHRDMKSSNVLLDNEMDARVSDFGMARLISALDTHLSVSTLAGTPGYVPPEYYQSFRCTAKGDVYSFGVVLLELLTGKRPTDKEDFGDTNLVGWVKMKVREGKSMEVIDQELVSVTKGNDEAEVLEVKEMIRYLEITMQCVEDFASKRPNMLQVVAMLRELMPGSSSSNSG